The genomic window AGACAGGAAAGAGATTTAAGTATTGAAAAATTATGAAAAATTAAAAAATACTTGACCTTATCAATTTTTTTTGTATAATTATACCTGACCACAATGAAAAAAGGACAGGAAAACGCACCTTTATTTGAAACTGCTTACGCTCATGCTAAAAAGCGAATGGTTTCATTTCATACACCCGGCCACAAAAACGGAAGAAGTATTGATAAAAAACTTTTGGATTTTACCGGTAAGAACGCATACTATTTTGATGTTACCGTTTTCCCGGAAGTGGACTCGTTACATGACCCGACACATTGTATAAAATGGGCACAGGAACTGATGGCAAAGGCATATGGTGTTCAGTATTCATTTTTACTTGTTAACGGTTCGTCCGTCGGTAATCAAGCGATGTTTCTGTCTGCGTGTAAGCCGGGTGATTCTGTAATTCTTTCCAGAAATATTCATAAATCCGTTTTAGGTGGAATTATTCTGGCAGGTATCTGGCCTATATTTGTTCAGCCAAAAGTTGACCAGAATCTTGATATTATTCTTGATGCTGAGCCTGATCAGATAGATGAGGCAATAAAAAAATTCCCGGAAGCAAAAGCGGTATTTATCACAAGCCCAACCTATAATGGAGTAACCAGCGACCTTTTAGAAATTGCAAATGTCTGTCACAAAAACAATAAACTGCTGTTGGTTGATGAAGCACACGGTCCGCATTTAAGATTTCACAGAGATTTCCCGATTTCAGCGGTTGAAGCAGATGCAGATATAGCGGTTCAGTCAGTTCATAAAATACTGTCGGCAATGTCGCAGGGATCGGTTCTCCATGTCAATTCCGACAGAGTTGATATAACCAAAGTAAGAAAAATCGTATCAATGCTTCAAACAACAAGCCCTAATTATCTTATACTTTCGTCAATTGATTTGGCAAGAAGACAGGCGGTTCTACACGGTGAAAAACTACTGAGTGAGGTGATTCTTGCAGCAGAACGCGGTAGAAAAAAAATTAACAAACTAAAAAACTTTTTCTGCTTTACTCGCGAGGATATTCGGTTAAGAGGTTATGATTTAGATGTAACTAAACTGACAATCAATGTTACCAAAACAGGTCTTTCAGGATTAGAAATTGAGAATTTACTTAACGAAAAATATAATGTTCAGGTTGATTGTGCCGACCTTTTTAATCTTATTGCAATAATGGGTATGGGTTCAACACAGGCAGATGTTAATAAACTTGTGGATGCGTTAGAAGATATAGATATAAAATATCACGGTGTGGCAAAAAATTGGAATCTTAATCTGCCTTCTCTGACAACTGAAATGGTGTTGATACCTCGTGATGTTGTTCTGGCTAAGGACTCAAAACGGGTACCATTAAATAAAGCAGTTGGGCATATCAGTGCTCAAACACTGACACCATATCCGCCCGGTATCCCGATTATTATTCCAGGCGAACGAATAACAAAAGAGATATGCGATTATCTTCATGAACTTTCGTCAAAAGATATAAGAATCAGCGGACAGGAAACGGATACACTCAAAACAATAAAGGTTGTAAAGTGAAAAGAACGCAGAACAGGCGCAAAACAAAAACGCAAAACAGACGCGGAACAGAACGCGAAATAGACGCAAAAAAGTTTGGCGTGAGTTTAGCGGTTTTTGGTGGAGGCGGAATGAATACAAACAACTTAAATAAACTCAAAAAAATTCTTATCACTAAAAAAAATGATTTATTAAAGGTAGTTAATGACAAGAAACAAAAGGATTTACAGGAACCTACTGTAGGCGATGAGGTAGATGTGGCTGGTGATAGCGAAGAGAAAGAACTTATTTTTGGACTGACTGATAATGAAAAGTTGATGCTTAATCTGATTGACTCTGCGTTAAAAAAAATGGAAACAGGCAAATATGGTTTTTGTGAAAGCTGTGCTGTAAAGATTCCATATACGCGGCTTGAAGTGATGCCATTTGCGCGTTACTGTATAAAATGTCAGCCGAAATTTGATAAAAAAAGATAGTTTATGACCACTAATAATTTTCTGTTGTTTTTATATTTTACATCTCTGCTTGGACTTATAATTTTTGGCAGTCATCGGTATCTTTTAATATACTTTTACAAGAAATACAAAAAAATGTCGCCTAAAACAAAACCGCTTACCGAACCTTATCCCGTTGTCACAGTCCAACTTCCAATTTTTAACGAGATGAATGTCGTAGGTCGTTTAGTTGAAAGTATTGTAGAACTGGACTACCCAAAAGACAAATTAGAAATCCAGATTCTTGATGATTCTACCGACGAGACACAAAAAATAGTAAAAGAACTGGTTGAAAAATTCAGAAAAGCAAATTTTAATATCTTTTACATTCACAGGACAAAAAGAACCGGTTTTAAAGCAGGTGCTTTACAGAACGCACTTAAAACAGCAAAAGGCGAATTTATCGCAATTTTTGATGCTGATTTTATTCCACAGCCGGATTTCTTGAAAAAGCTGCTACCATATTTCTCAACTGATAATATCGGTATGGTTCAGGCGAGATGGGAACATACAAACAGGAAATACTCGCTTTTGACAAAAGTTCAGGCGATAATTTTAGATGGACATTTTTTGATAGAACATACCGCGAGGAATCGGTCAGGTAGATTTTTTAATTTTAATGGAACCTCAGGTATCTGGCGAAAAAAAGCAATAGAATCATCAGGCGGTTGGCAGGGCGATACTCTTACCGAAGATATGGATCTTTCATACAGGGCACAACTTAACGGTTGGCAATTTGTTTTTGTGCCGGATGTTGTAACCCCGGCTGAACTGCCTGTTGATGTAAGCGCATTCAAAACTCAGCAGGGTAGATGGGCAAAAGGTACTATCCAAACAGCAAAAAAATTAATCAGCAAAATAGTAAAAAGTAAAACACCACTAAAAGTAAAAATTGAAGCCATCTTCCATCTCAGCAGTAATTTTTGTTATTTGTTTCTATCTGTTGCTACACTGCTTATATTACCCGCTACACTTGTACGATTAAGTTCAATACACAAGCACAGTTATATTTTTCTGGTTGATATCCCGATATTTTTACTCGGTACACTGTCAATCGCTTACTTCTATTATATATCACAGAAAGAACTTGGATTCGGGTTCTGGGATTCTGTAAAATATATCCCGTTCCTTATGTCAACAGGAATAGGGCTATCTATAAATAATTCTAAATACATACTTGAAGGAATTTATGGATTAGAATCGGAATTTGTTAGAACTCCTAAATACGGGATAACACATAAGCGAACAAGCATAAATTCAAAAAAATACAAATCAAAAAAAAATCTGATTTCTT from Elusimicrobiota bacterium includes these protein-coding regions:
- a CDS encoding aminotransferase class I/II-fold pyridoxal phosphate-dependent enzyme, which translates into the protein MKKGQENAPLFETAYAHAKKRMVSFHTPGHKNGRSIDKKLLDFTGKNAYYFDVTVFPEVDSLHDPTHCIKWAQELMAKAYGVQYSFLLVNGSSVGNQAMFLSACKPGDSVILSRNIHKSVLGGIILAGIWPIFVQPKVDQNLDIILDAEPDQIDEAIKKFPEAKAVFITSPTYNGVTSDLLEIANVCHKNNKLLLVDEAHGPHLRFHRDFPISAVEADADIAVQSVHKILSAMSQGSVLHVNSDRVDITKVRKIVSMLQTTSPNYLILSSIDLARRQAVLHGEKLLSEVILAAERGRKKINKLKNFFCFTREDIRLRGYDLDVTKLTINVTKTGLSGLEIENLLNEKYNVQVDCADLFNLIAIMGMGSTQADVNKLVDALEDIDIKYHGVAKNWNLNLPSLTTEMVLIPRDVVLAKDSKRVPLNKAVGHISAQTLTPYPPGIPIIIPGERITKEICDYLHELSSKDIRISGQETDTLKTIKVVK
- a CDS encoding TraR/DksA family transcriptional regulator, which produces MKRTQNRRKTKTQNRRGTEREIDAKKFGVSLAVFGGGGMNTNNLNKLKKILITKKNDLLKVVNDKKQKDLQEPTVGDEVDVAGDSEEKELIFGLTDNEKLMLNLIDSALKKMETGKYGFCESCAVKIPYTRLEVMPFARYCIKCQPKFDKKR
- a CDS encoding cellulose synthase family protein, with the protein product MTTNNFLLFLYFTSLLGLIIFGSHRYLLIYFYKKYKKMSPKTKPLTEPYPVVTVQLPIFNEMNVVGRLVESIVELDYPKDKLEIQILDDSTDETQKIVKELVEKFRKANFNIFYIHRTKRTGFKAGALQNALKTAKGEFIAIFDADFIPQPDFLKKLLPYFSTDNIGMVQARWEHTNRKYSLLTKVQAIILDGHFLIEHTARNRSGRFFNFNGTSGIWRKKAIESSGGWQGDTLTEDMDLSYRAQLNGWQFVFVPDVVTPAELPVDVSAFKTQQGRWAKGTIQTAKKLISKIVKSKTPLKVKIEAIFHLSSNFCYLFLSVATLLILPATLVRLSSIHKHSYIFLVDIPIFLLGTLSIAYFYYISQKELGFGFWDSVKYIPFLMSTGIGLSINNSKYILEGIYGLESEFVRTPKYGITHKRTSINSKKYKSKKNLISYIELLLAIYFTVLLYLTIRAQLYMLTPLILLFQFGFVYFSITSLLQTFKQK